The Deltaproteobacteria bacterium genome window below encodes:
- a CDS encoding M3 family oligoendopeptidase, with product MTTTEGSLSRINEELGTSGVVWDLGDVYSGPEDRQLSADKDACKKRAAVFAERYRGRVGTLTAPELLDAVKELEAISELMARITSFAHLDFSVKVTDSKAGAFLQSVREFASLVSRDLVFFDLEWANVPDERAESLLAEPVLAPYGHYLKTLRRYRPHLLSELEERLLVEISPVRTSSWVGLFEKVMAAKRYGKEGKTQEEVLSGLYSPDRDIRMTAAKDLTAGLHEDIAVLTHILNTILADKMIEDRLRSYAGWLSAMNLANELDDDTVACLIASVTRGFRIVERYYRLKRELLGIERLKDFDRYAPLPHFPSETVSWDECLKTVLDAFVRFSPDMAGIARRFIDENWIHAPVLPGKTPGAFAHPCVPAVHPYILVNYTGNFRDVETVAHELGHGVHQLLASSAGFFNSQTPLTIAETASVFAELLVFKDLMARLKTREERLAFLCSKIESIFATVFRQIAMNRFEDAIHTRRREVGELSPEDFSALWLKTQQEMFGDSLELTPDYGVWWAYIGHFVHAPGYVYAYAFGELLVLSLYRLYEEGYPDFTRLYLELLASGGSLTPYELLSPFDVDLHSADFWDRGIHVIDDMVADAERLATQSLS from the coding sequence ATGACCACTACAGAGGGGTCCTTGTCACGGATCAATGAAGAACTCGGCACCTCAGGGGTCGTTTGGGATCTCGGAGATGTGTATTCCGGCCCTGAAGACCGGCAACTGAGTGCCGACAAGGATGCCTGCAAGAAGCGGGCTGCCGTCTTTGCCGAACGCTACCGGGGGCGGGTCGGGACCCTCACTGCGCCGGAACTCCTCGATGCCGTGAAGGAACTGGAGGCCATCTCTGAGCTCATGGCCCGCATAACGTCCTTCGCCCACCTTGATTTCTCGGTCAAGGTCACTGATTCTAAGGCAGGGGCCTTTCTCCAGTCCGTGCGGGAATTCGCAAGCCTCGTTTCCCGTGACCTCGTCTTTTTCGATCTGGAGTGGGCAAACGTCCCGGATGAACGGGCGGAATCCCTCCTTGCCGAACCCGTGCTTGCCCCCTATGGCCATTATCTCAAGACCCTCCGTCGCTACAGGCCCCATCTCCTTTCCGAGCTGGAGGAGCGCCTTCTTGTCGAGATCAGTCCGGTGAGGACATCGTCCTGGGTCGGACTCTTTGAAAAGGTCATGGCGGCAAAACGTTACGGCAAGGAGGGCAAGACCCAGGAGGAGGTCCTCTCCGGTCTCTACTCGCCGGATCGCGATATACGAATGACGGCTGCAAAAGACCTCACAGCCGGACTTCATGAGGACATTGCTGTCCTCACCCACATCCTCAATACGATCCTCGCGGACAAGATGATCGAAGACAGGCTCAGGTCCTATGCCGGATGGCTGAGCGCCATGAACCTTGCAAACGAGCTAGATGACGACACAGTCGCATGCCTCATCGCGTCTGTTACCCGTGGTTTCAGGATCGTCGAAAGGTACTACCGCCTGAAAAGGGAACTCCTCGGGATAGAAAGGCTTAAAGACTTTGACAGGTACGCACCCCTTCCCCATTTTCCTTCCGAGACCGTCAGTTGGGATGAATGCCTGAAGACCGTTCTCGATGCGTTTGTCCGTTTTTCTCCGGATATGGCCGGGATCGCACGCCGTTTCATCGATGAAAATTGGATACACGCACCGGTCCTTCCGGGAAAGACCCCGGGTGCCTTTGCGCACCCCTGTGTCCCTGCCGTGCATCCGTATATCCTTGTGAACTACACGGGCAATTTCCGCGACGTGGAGACCGTAGCCCACGAACTTGGCCATGGTGTCCATCAGTTACTCGCATCTAGCGCGGGATTTTTCAACAGCCAGACCCCTCTTACTATCGCCGAGACCGCCTCGGTCTTCGCGGAGCTCCTCGTCTTCAAGGACCTCATGGCACGGCTCAAGACCCGTGAGGAGAGGCTCGCCTTTCTCTGTTCCAAGATCGAATCCATCTTTGCTACGGTCTTTCGTCAGATCGCCATGAACCGTTTCGAGGATGCGATCCATACCCGAAGGCGGGAGGTGGGGGAGCTATCCCCTGAGGATTTTTCTGCACTCTGGCTCAAGACACAGCAGGAGATGTTCGGCGACAGTCTCGAACTCACGCCCGATTACGGGGTCTGGTGGGCCTATATCGGGCACTTCGTCCATGCGCCGGGTTATGTTTACGCCTATGCCTTCGGGGAGCTTCTCGTCCTGTCCCTCTACCGGCTTTATGAGGAGGGATACCCCGATTTCACCCGTCTCTATCTGGAACTTCTCGCTTCCGGAGGCAGCTTGACCCCTTATGAACTCCTTTCTCCCTTTGATGTGGATCTCCACTCAGCCGACTTTTGGGATCGCGGCATCCACGTCATCGACGATATGGTTGCCGATGCGGAACGCCTCGCCACCCAATCTCTATCCTGA